A DNA window from Hordeum vulgare subsp. vulgare chromosome 1H, MorexV3_pseudomolecules_assembly, whole genome shotgun sequence contains the following coding sequences:
- the LOC123429200 gene encoding protein NETWORKED 1D-like isoform X1 yields the protein MAAVSAHDSRQYSWLWVSHISPKNSKWLQENLSDIDAKVKAMIKLINEDADSFARRAEMYYKKRPELMKQVEEFYRAYRALAERYDQATGALRQAHRTISEVFPNQMPSMDESPSSSGQEVEPHTPEMSTFSRPTYESGDHNSKRNGSHSQETSVLSNRKSLKQSNDLSFSGENAPRAAFDGKAQKGLSFESPEVKGKEEISNAIVNMQEEISRLLAENQNLKQQMLLESERAKKAETETPNKKDTTSQLNSEKDTYILQCDQSTERLSALESELSKAQGDLQKLTDEMALEVQKLNSAESRNSMIQSELEALDRKGKLQQQELDQKLKELEDLHSSFQVEHEKRMHAESALLSKGKEGAQSQEEVQRLTIEIKMANEILDELMQSKMHLESAVCELKMEVGSLTEQNHSSELLIQQLRDEINSLRDSRSELRNEIQSLSGTMSQLSAEKDGALLQNQQSVERVSVLESQLMNTQSELEVHENKVHILMKDVEQKREEIHSIHGQLQDESNRRTQTEAALLMSESLHSKLDEGVKRLTQDLDTTINKLCELENDKLGLENTSTELKKTILGLNSEMDASLLQQHQSLEKVSDLELQLSETKLKLEKSEQKMQLLELEIGQMSESVNSLELTLKDEAVKRVQAETSLRSMENTYSQSQEEVSRLHREIEKLNGKTNELENLSSELKSTILLLNTEKDATLLKNHESSMRVSDLESELSQLQAELQTSLDGETKKRIECEAALLLVAGLHSESQDEVKKLAMDIEELTRKLSEVENIKMDLENIVNKYTKNIHILREQNLSAELIIKDLQCELGALKELNVKLEAEVGSHIGEKEAIRRVFVRQREEKENLDGIHHALSDEMNALKDSAAAHQMLIEELQITNLKLKEEYAKNLIERALLSEKLQEMEKLSEEYSVLENSVSDANAEIEGLREKIEVLESSESSLKGEISTCVSEKDVLLSELDTLGKRFAVISEKNSALDMSLCGLKDEFDELRIKLEDSEKKNQAQLADNSALSAEKNNLFSQLQSITMVAKALESKHSDLQDKHTSLSREKDLVYDQVRKLKGLLRTINKEYENAVKSHEMHANSLQEQTSSLQEKIHDMDERLDEEEQKSMGASFSVVALESSLVYAKEENVALLNKCQKYALENHAAEILISQLEDKARYHESERKTLLKHNGRLREGISHHMKVLNINRDLGPAEIAEDEILLQSVSDETSSILKHKEESEDDNTLMYTELSVLSTVMLQLGMEFRDLHLQKCALEKDIEREATELVSLQIENCQLLESDDQLRKELQNNSEREQLQKIEALVLHEKLSCLAGSYEASQYKITEMAEENESLSKEHQSLIEKHNALEDENGTALRECMMLEHLSLFLRGHNNEVASALVSLTDEMALLSLVKGALDNEVKVLSARAILFESENNYLKKYLVYLIEVLTTRLILLEFDLNTGRSISQELAIELESCMAQLMQKDDELLEAEENVQLMKAKNRELCGVVGALQVGIEGAKVVKGELEKKIVILTEEGTTKDGEILLLRQANETLEIDAGILKRKAQSLISAHELMSEEVEQHERESLLLMGDTVTSSVNAAVYKEMALQFMMEAKAIEISAMAQRELILNKISMQDAHFEVLQKNVIDVQEENAELNGELSMQLALIGSLSNHVSLLEEDALSLSKPYRTECKEETCMQEDKIGPKSHRFASGTLELKQLMSRIEAFGVVISNSKYRRDEESTKSAAKMMAVNMEIEGLKTKGGSAIYSEKEMQKDGEGSKGKQVQMMKDIELDEISTYYPAYSTEASSYPVGVGNGANAEVGDEMLQLWEAAEKTCKNQTAKSSSCEHEHDIEEVKSEYPSSELLRGRDLGIINKLETSSLAEPDELWGKNVVERLASDGQRLVSIQESIEELKRKMGGPSKGRSPMHSEYESVSTQLQETEGLVLEQMNLNSKLAKKAENYPALSDSMNAERESGFPSRRKMLGQVRKGSDNVARLELELQKIQYVLLKLEEEHEYTRLKVSDKRTRVLLKDYLYGRKDHSGKKKRTPFCGCVRSKSRTEP from the exons ATGGCGGCCGTGTCTGCTCATGACTCAAGGCAGTACTCATGGTTGTGGGTTAGCCATATCAGCCCCAAGAACTCCAAATGGCTCCAAGAAAATCTCAGTG ATATAGACGCGAAGGTTAAAGCCATGATCAAGCTTATTAATGAAGATGCTGATTCTTTTGCAAGGAGAGCGGAGATGTACTATAAGAAACGCCCAGAGTTGATGAAACAGGTGGAGGAGTTTTATCGAGCATACCGTGCATTAGCAGAAAGGTACGATCAAGCCACGGGCGCACTTAGACAGGCTCACAGAACAATTTCTGAAGTATTCCCAAATCAGATGCCATCAATggatgagtcaccctcttcttccgGCCAAGAAGTGGAACCACATACTCCAGAGATGTCTACATTCTCCCGTCCAACATATGAATCAGGTGATCATAACTCCAAGAGGAATGGTTCACACTCTCAGGAAACCAGTGTGTTGTCAAACCGAAAAAGTCTGAAGCAGTCCAATGATTTGTCATTCAGTGGTGAAAATGCTCCTCGTGCTGCTTTTGATGGAAAAGCGCAGAAAGGCTTAAGTTTTGAAAGCCCAGAAGTTAAAGGGAAAGAGGAAATCAGCAATGCAATAGTAAATATGCAAGAAGAGATTTCGAGGCTGTTAGCTGAGAACCAGAATCTCAAACAACAGATGTTGTTGGAATCTGAGCGGGCAAAGAAAGCTGAAACTGAGACCCCAAATAAGAAGGATACCACTTCTCAGTTGAATTCTGAGAAAGATACATATATTCTGCAGTGTGACCAGTCCACTGAGCGTTTGTCTGCTTTGGAGTCTGAGCTCTCTAAGGCACAGGGTGACCTCCAGAAGCTAACTGATGAAATGGCTTTGGAAGTTCAAAAGCTAAATAGTGCTGAATCACGCAATAGTATGATACAGTCTGAGCTTGAGGCTTTGGATCGAAAGGGGAAGTTACAGCAACAAGAGCTTGATCAAAAGCTTAAGGAATTGGAAGATCTCCACTCAAGCTTCCAGGTGGAACATGAAAAGCGCATGCATGCTGAAAGTGCTCTTCTTTCCAAGGGAAAGGAGGGTGCTCAATCTCAGGAAGAAGTTCAAAGGTTGACTATAGAGATCAAGATGGCAAATGAAATTTTAGATGAGCTCATGCAGAGCAAGATGCACCTGGAGAGTGCTGTTTGTGAACTGAAGATGGAAGTCGGGAGCCTTACTGAACAAAATCACTCTTCCGAGCTGCTTATACAACAACTCCGTGATGAGATAAATTCACTGAGGGATTCAAGGAGTGAACTTCGAAATGAAATCCAAAGCCTTAGTGGCACCATGTCACAGCTAAGCGCCGAGAAGGATGGAGCTCTGCTTCAAAACCAGCAGTCCGTGGAAAGGGTCTCTGTTCTGGAATCTCAGCTAATGAATACACAGTCAGAGCTGGAGGTTCACgaaaataaggtgcatatccTGATGAAAGATGTGGAACAGAAGAGAGAGGAAATTCACAGTATTCACGGCCAGCTACAAGATGAAAGCAATAGGCGAACACAAACTGAAGCAGCTCTTCTCATGTCAGAAAGTCTGCATTCCAAGTTGGACGAAGGAGTGAAAAGGCTGACACAAGATCTTGACACGACAATAAATAAGCTATGTGAGTTGGAAAATGACAAGTTAGGTCTGGAGAATACATCAACAGaattgaagaaaaccattttgggTCTGAACTCTGAGATGGATGCATCACTACTTCAACAGCATCAGTCTCTGGAGAAAGTATCTGATTTGGAGTTACAACTCTCAGAGACGAAGTTAAAACTGGAGAAGTCCGAACAAAAAATGCAGCTACTGGAGCTAGAAATTGGACAGATGAGTGAAAGTGTCAATAGTCTGGAGTTGACTTTGAAAGACGAAGCTGTGAAGAGGGTGCAAGCTGAAACGTCTCTCAGGTCAATGGAGAATACGTATTCTCAGTCTCAGGAAGAAGTGAGTAGGCTGCATCGAGAGATTGAGAAGCTGAATGGTAAAACGAATGAGTTGGAGAACTTGTCATCTGAACTCAAGAGCACCATCTTACTTCTAAACACCGAAAAAGATGCAACCCTTCTTAAGAACCACGAGTCCTCGATGAGAGTATCTGATCTGGAATCTGAACTCTCACAACTGCAAGCTGAACTCCAAACGAGCTTAGATGGTGAAACCAAGAAGCGTATTGAATGTGAAGCCGCTCTCCTCTTAGTGGCGGGTCTTCACTCTGAATCTCAGGATGAAGTGAAGAAGTTGGCCATGGACATTGAGGAGCTGACCAGGAAATTAAGTGAGGTGGAGAACATTAAGATGGATCTTGAGAACATTGTAAACAAATATACAAAAAATATCCATATCCTCCGTGAACAGAATCTTTCTGCTGAGCTTATAATAAAAGACCTGCAGTGTGAATTGGGTGCATTAAAGGAGTTGAATGTTAAACTTGAGGCTGAAGTGGGGTCACATATAGGTGAAAAGGAGGCTATTCGGAGAGTCTTTGTTCGTCAAAGAGAGGAGAAGGAAAATCTTGATGGGATACACCATGCTCTGTCTGATGAGATGAATGCTCTAAAAGACAGCGCAGCAGCACACCAGATGTTGATAGAGGAATTGCAGATTACAAACTTAAAACTGAAGGAGGAGTATGCAAAGAATTTGATTGAAAGGGCGCTTCTCTCGGAAAAGCTTCAAGAGATGGAGAAACTATCTGAGGAATATTCAGTTTTGGAGAACTCGGTTTCGGATGCAAATGCTGAAATTGAAGGACTGAGGGAGAAGATAGAAGTGTTGGAGTCTTCAGAAAGCTCTTTGAAGGGTGAGATTTCCACTTGTGTTTCTGAAAAGGATGTTCTTCTATCAGAGCTAGACACCCTTGGTAAACGTTTCGCTGTTATTTCAGAGAAGAATTCCGCATTAGATATGTCATTATGTGGTctgaaagatgagtttgatgagtTGAGAATAAAATTGGAAGATTCTGAAAAAAAAAACCAGGCTCAGCTTGCAGATAACTCGGCTCTTTCTGCAGAAAAAAACAACTTGTTCTCTCAG CTACAGAGCATTACAATGGTTGCAAAAGCCCTGGAaagtaagcattctgatcttcaaGACAAGCACACGTCTTTGTCAAGGGAGAAGGATCTTGTATATGATCAAGTGAGGAAACTGAAGGGTCTGTTGAGAACAATTAATAAAGAGTATGAAAATGCTGTGAAATCGCATGAAATGCATGCAAACAGCCTACAGGAGCAGACTTCTTCTCTCCAAGAAAAAATCCATGACATGGACGAGAGGCTTGATGAGGAAGAGCAAAAAAGCATGGGAGCTTCTTTTAGTGTGGTGGCCTTGGAGAGTAGTTTGGTTTATGCGAAAGAGGAGAATGTGGCTCTCTTGAACAAATGTCAAAAGTATGCGTTGGAAAATCATGCTGCAGAGATTTTAATATCACAGCTGGAGGATAAAGCCAGATACCACGAATCCGAGAGGAAAACATTGCTAAAGCATAATGGGAGACTAAGAGAAGGGATTTCACACCACATGAAGGTCCTTAACATCAACAGAGATTTAGGACCTGCTGAGATAGCTGAGGACGAAATTTTGTTACAGTCTGTTTCAGATGAAACCTCCAGTATTCTGAAACATAAAGAGGAAAGTGAAGATGATAATACTCTCATGTACACCGAGCTCTCAGTCCTCTCGACTGTCATGTTGCAACTAGGAATGGAGTTCAGAGATCTGCACTTGCAGAAGTGTGCCCTTGAGAAAGACATAGAGAGAGAAGCAACTGAATTGGTTTCGTTGCAAATTGAAAATTGCCAACTTTTGGAATCTGATGACCAGCTTAGGAAAGAGCTGCAAAATAACAGTGAAAGGGAgcagctgcagaagattgaagcaTTAGTTTTACATGAGAAGCTATCTTGTTTGGCAGGGTCCTACGAGGCTTCGCAATATAAAATCACTGAGATGGCTGAGGAAAATGAGTCCTTGTCTAAGGAACACCAGTCTTTGATTGAGAAGCACAATGCCTTGGAGGACGAGAACGGTACTGCTCTTAGAGAATGCATGATGCTTGAGCACCTGTCTTTGTTCTTGAGAGGCCATAATAATGAGGTAGCATCTGCATTGGTATCTCTTACCGATGAGATGGCATTGTTGAGTTTAGTTAAGGGTGCGCTTGATAATGAAGTCAAAGTGCTGAGCGCAAGAGCTATATTGTTTGAATCAGAAAACAATTACCTCAAGAAGTATTTAGTCTACTTGATAGAAGTTCTCACAACTCGGCTTATCCTCTTAGAGTTTGATTTGAACACGGGGAGAAGTATCTCCCAGGAATTGGCTATTGAACTTGAGAGTTGCATGGCGCAGTTGATGCAGAAGGATGATGAGCTACTGGAAGCAGAAGAGAATGTTCAGCTCATGAAAGCAAAGAACCGGGAATTATGTGGAGTTGTTGGGGCACTTCAGGTTGGCATTGAAGGTGCTAAAGTGGTGAAAGGAGAACTTGAGAAGAAAATTGTGATCCTGACTGAGGAGGGCACTACCAAGGATGGTGAAATTTTACTACTTCGCCAAGCAAATGAAACTCTTGAAATTGATGCTGGGATTCTAAAAAGGAAGGCGCAGAGTTTGATTTCTGCACATGAGCTCATGTCGGAAGAGGTCGAGCAACATGAAAGAGAATCTCTTCTGCTGATGGGTGACACAGTAACCTCTTCTGTGAATGCCGCAGTCTACAAAGAAATGGCACTACAGTTTATGATGGAAGCCAAGGCTATTGAAATTAGTGCAATGGCACAAAGAGAATTGATACTGAATAAGATTTCCATGCAAGATGCCCATTTTGAGGTTCTGCAGAAAAATGTAATCGACGTGCAGGAAGAAAATGCAGAACTAAATGGCGAACTGAGCATGCAGCTAGCACTCATTGGATCTTTGTCTAATCATGTCAGTTTGCTGGAGGAAGATGCTCTTTCTCTGTCAAAACCCTACCGCACAGAATGCAAAGAG GAAACTTGTATGCAAGAGGACAAGATTGGCCCAAAGTCTCATCGGTTTGCCAGTGGAACTCTGGAGTTAAAGCAGTTAATGTCAAGAATAGAAGCATTTGGGGTGGTTATATCAAACTCCAAGTACCGTCGAGATGAGGAGTCGACCAAGTCTGCCGCAAAGATGATGGCAGTAAACATGGAAATCGAAGGGCTTAAAACAAAAGGCGGCTCAGCAATATATTCAGAGAAGGAGATGCAAAAAGACGGTGAGGGCTCCAAAGGGAAGCAGGTCCAGATGATGAAggatattgaacttgatgaaatATCAACCTACTATCCAGCATACAGTACAGAAGCTTCATCATATCCAGTTGGAGTTGGCAATGGTGCGAACGCGGAGGTGGGCGATGAGATGCTTCAGCTGTGGGAGGCTGCAGAGAAGACGTGTAAGAACCAAACAGCCAAGTCGTCGTCATGCGAGCATGAGCACGACATAGAGGAGGTGAAGAGCGAGTACCCTTCGTCGGAGCTATTAAGGGGAAGAGACCTAGGAATCATCAACAAGCTGGAGACGTCGTCTTTAGCAGAGCCTGACGAGCTATGGGGCAAGAATGTGGTGGAGAGGCTCGCTTCTGATGGCCAGAGACTTGTGAGCATCCAGGAGAGCATCGAGGAGCTGAAGCGGAAGATGGGCGGCCCGTCCAAGGGCAGGTCCCCCATGCACTCGGAATACGAGAGCGTGAGCACTCAGCTGCAGGAGACGGAGGGGTTAGTGTTGGAGCAGATGAACCTCAACAGCAAGCTGGCAAAGAAGGCTGAGAACTACCCTGCGCTGTCGGATAGTATGAACGCGGAGCGGGAAAGTGGTTTTCCAAGCAGGAGGAAGATGTTGGGGCAGGTGCGGAAAGGGTCAGACAACGTGGCGAGGCTGGAGCTGGAACTTCAGAAGATACAGTACGTGCTGCTGAAGCTGGAAGAAGAGCACGAGTACACGAGGCTCAAGGTGTCGGACAAGCGCACCCGGGTGCTCCTCAAGGATTATCTCTACGGGAGGAAGGACCACAGtggaaagaagaagaggacgccCTTCTGCGGCTGTGTGCGCTCTAAATCCAGGACTGAGCCATAG